A portion of the Kazachstania africana CBS 2517 chromosome 2, complete genome genome contains these proteins:
- the PHD1 gene encoding Phd1p (similar to Saccharomyces cerevisiae PHD1 (YKL043W) and SOK2 (YMR016C); ancestral locus Anc_2.564) has protein sequence MLANTNINIPNYTMNHIGLTNPSTQNMEARSTRSLSMNNQITPTGLGISMGPSNLQAQQDVSNHRSSNGGSISYQFENPQDQWRFQSQIPQQVQLSTALPTIQDHPSIRSQASAPYYYYYYGAAPVLQQQQQQQQPLPNDPYRNQQYYYNTGYPNQYQMQPAVLTQGNHPALHPGEFARKSFSVPSQLDAFSSRPLLPISKLGDYNTSTKQYLKPRMITTMWEDEKTLCYQVEANGVSVVRRADNDMINGTKLLNVTKMTRGRRDGILRGEKVRNVVKIGSMHLKGVWIPFERAYLIAQREKIVDLLYPLFVKDIKGLLKQTSSSSMPTNHSLEPSLPFNENETSNTHYATSSPQIMPGSTDSNSYSPKNTLHAEPFPQPQRLQQHSLIQDYTPPASAPPLANLTENSIRLPRISTSSEPSDIPSGNHGEVLIKHASLSSSSDNSSVLSSYHRISSIVSPEPSPVSSQVDQGKQDHDNGETMQNSVKKSDLLNIMNNSELNKANAEINTEPAKSAANVIEQVASN, from the coding sequence ATGCTAGCTAATACTAATATTAATATTCCAAACTATACGATGAATCACATAGGGCTAACGAATCCTTCCACTCAAAATATGGAAGCAAGAAGTACAAGAAGTTTAAGTATGAATAACCAAATAACACCCACTGGCTTGGGCATTTCAATGGGTCCATCTAACCTACAAGCTCAACAAGATGTAAGTAACCACCGTTCAAGCAACGGTGGCTCTATATCGTATCAATTCGAAAATCCACAGGATCAGTGGAGATTTCAATCTCAAATACCTCAGCAAGTACAACTTTCTACCGCTTTACCTACAATACAAGACCACCCATCTATAAGGTCGCAGGCCAGTGCTCCttactattattactactacGGCGCCGCTCCTGTTTTacagcaacagcagcaacagcaacaaccACTACCCAATGATCCTTATCGTAATCAacaatattattacaataCTGGATATCCAAACCAATATCAAATGCAGCCAGCTGTTCTTACTCAAGGCAATCATCCAGCCTTGCATCCAGGCGAATTCGCTAGAAAATCGTTCAGCGTCCCTTCCCAATTAGATGCATTTTCATCAAGGCCTTTATTACCAATCTCAAAATTAGGTGATTATAATACAAGTACGAAACAATACTTAAAACCACGTATGATCACTACAATGTGGGAAGATGAAAAGACTCTTTGCTACCAAGTTGAGGCTAACGGCGTCTCTGTGGTACGTAGAGCTGATAATGATATGATTAACGGTACCAAACTATTAAACGTTACCAAGATGACAAGAGGTAGAAGAGATGGTATCTTAAGGGGTGAAAAAGTAAGAAATGTCGTTAAAATTGGCTCCATGCACTTAAAAGGAGTCTGGATTCCCTTTGAAAGGGCCTACTTAATTGctcaaagagaaaaaattgtagaTCTTTTATATCCTCTCTTCGTTAAAGATATTAAAGGCCTCCTAAAACaaacttcttcatcctcgATGCCTACAAATCATTCATTAGAACCTTCTTTAccttttaatgaaaatgagaCAAGTAACACTCATTACGCTACTTCTTCACCGCAGATCATGCCTGGATCTACCGATTCTAATTCTTACTCGCCAAAGAACACTTTACATGCAGAGCCTTTCCCACAACCACAGCGACTACAACAACATTCACTGATCCAAGACTATACTCCACCTGCATCCGCTCCACCATTGGCCAATTTAACTGAAAATTCTATAAGACTTCCAAGAATCTCCACTTCAAGTGAACCATCTGATATTCCTAGTGGAAATCATGGTGAGGTATTAATTAAACATGCCTCATTGTCTTCAAGTAGTGATAACTCTTCTGTTTTATCAAGTTATCATAGAATATCTAGTATCGTATCACCAGAACCATCACCAGTATCATCCCAAGTGGATCAGGGAAAACAGGATCATGATAATGGTGAGACGATGCAAAATTCAGTCAAGAAATCAGATCTCCTGAATATAATGAACAACAGCGAGTTGAACAAGGCAAATGCAGAGATCAACACAGAGCCAGCAAAATCTGCAGCTAATGTTATTGAACAAGTCGCCTCCAActaa
- the SPC42 gene encoding Spc42p (similar to Saccharomyces cerevisiae SPC42 (YKL042W); ancestral locus Anc_2.563) yields the protein MDISPTPKRYNSRYGLENDRYFKDSNYHFTDPLSKKPYSRYGYKNNLDSIIPPEYKQTSQKMEDLIYQLSHAHATIDAKNVEIDNLKRSISRLESEVDQLKGQLDRTKSSATTLREKLEKYNNLYHKAQDEIKKLQDENYEKELEQNDYIQLNKRRSNHHYTMESPKAEEPLTDNEEIFAQLGHRIHDLVLTSSSSTKPGSQIPSNSSEKTAVDSVTASEYESILRDNAMLKKMEEQVHDFLQLLATKQDNDQRKTSLQRQLAEMKQLLDNGSNINNDTSHSNINAAKIPLVPPTKLDIDSDGQKRFAQRKASIFNTPAKP from the coding sequence ATGGACATTTCACCAACTCCAAAGAGATATAATTCGAGGTATGGTCTGGAAAACGATCgttatttcaaagatagTAATTATCATTTCACCGATCCATTATCCAAAAAGCCGTATTCTAGATATGGATATAAAAACAATCTTGATAGTATAATCCCCCCTGAATATAAGCAAACAAGtcaaaaaatggaagatTTGATATACCAACTGAGTCATGCACATGCTACAATTGATGCCAAAAATGTTGAAatagataatttgaaaagatcaattaGTAGACTAGAATCCGAAGTAGATCAGTTAAAAGGCCAACTTGATAGAACCAAATCTTCTGCTACTACACTGAGGGAAAAGttggaaaaatataataatctATACCATAAGGCgcaagatgaaattaaaaaattgcaagatgaaaattatgaaaaGGAACTTGAACAAAATGACTATattcaattaaataaaCGGAGGAGTAATCATCATTATACAATGGAAAGCCCTAAAGCTGAAGAACCTCTCACGGATAATGAAGAGATATTTGCTCAATTAGGACATAGGATTCACGATCTAGTTTTAACTTCATCATCGTCGACAAAGCCTGGAAGCCAGATTCCATCAAACTCCAGCGAAAAAACCGCTGTGGATTCAGTAACAGCTTCAGAATATGAGTCTATTCTAAGAGATAATGCTatgttaaaaaaaatggaagaacAAGTGCACGATTTTTTACAGTTATTAGCGACAAAGCAAGATAACGATCAACGAAAGACGTCTTTACAACGTCAACTTGCAGAAATGAAGCAACTATTAGATAATGGCAGTAACATTAATAATGATACCAGTCATTCCAACATTAATGCTGCAAAAATTCCTTTAGTGCCTCCTACCAAACTCGATATTGATAGTGATGGCCAAAAGAGGTTTGCGCAAAGAAAGGCGAGTATATTCAATACACCCGCAAAACCATGA
- the VPS24 gene encoding ESCRT-III subunit protein VPS24 (similar to Saccharomyces cerevisiae VPS24 (YKL041W); ancestral locus Anc_2.558): MDYFKKSLWGPDPKEQHRKIKSVLRKNGRNIDRQLHDLTVLQNKTKQLIKKSAKTGDFKSTRLYAKELYQINKQHDRIYTSRAQLNSISMKIEEAYQMKQIANQMATSTAIVSEVNSLVRIPQLQSTMVELEKELMKAGIISEMVDDTLETLSEDEEGIDEEVDAEVNKIIEEFTNEKFSKVNNIPEVELPLASAQEQEKQQEQQQPIAEDAIDEEADKMLNDMRERLKALQN, translated from the coding sequence ATGgattatttcaagaagagtCTATGGGGACCAGATCCTAAGGAGCAAcatagaaaaattaaatctgtattgagaaaaaatgGTAGAAATATTGATAGACAGTTGCACGACTTAACAGTACTACAGAATAAGACAAAACAGCTGATAAAGAAATCTGCTAAGACGGGCGATTTCAAGTCCACTAGATTATATGCAAAGGAGTTATATCAGATAAATAAACAACATGATAGAATATATACTTCAAGGGCacaattgaattcaatCAGCATGAAGATAGAAGAAGCATACCAGATGAAACAGATAGCTAATCAAATGGCAACGAGTACGGCTATTGTCAGTGAAGTTAATTCTCTGGTCAGGATTCCACAATTGCAAAGTACAATGGTTGAGCTAGAGAAAGAGTTGATGAAGGCCGGTATAATAAGTGAGATGGTAGATGATACTTTAGAAACGTTGAGCGAGGATGAGGAAGGCATCGATGAAGAAGTCGACGCTGAGgttaacaaaattattgagGAATTTACCAATGAGAAATTCTCGAAAGTCAACAATATTCCTGAAGTCGAGTTACCACTTGCTAGCGCtcaagaacaagaaaagcAGCaagaacaacaacaacctATTGCAGAAGATgcaattgatgaagaggCTGATAAAATGTTGAACGATATGAGAGAACGGTTGAAAGCCCTACAGAATTAA
- the PTM1 gene encoding Ptm1p (similar to Saccharomyces cerevisiae YHL017W and PTM1 (YKL039W); ancestral locus Anc_2.552): MIIYNHLFVLLAATFFSFVQCNKETINQKNYEVCSGMYSAEDWHGKVDPYISFNLKKISGDGSTIVAIYDFQDFEHLGVELDDGERHYICDDYALEMGYCDVEQSGQFIITDVVYDPWTKTNKTLVNPIVTFTQSAVGLHDKKYPITKTGFYCVTAFESTYDMKFNAVVNFRNAYGQLAGSEINKLPLYGLLAIGYVIAMALYSFAFWKHKHELLPLQKYLLAFYVFLTAETIFVWAYYDIKNEKGDTAGTKVYMVLLSILTGGKVTFSFFLLLIIALGYGIVYPKLNKTLMRRCQIYAALSYCVCIAFLIQSYLADPENPSSLILITFIPLALSMFAFYFMIIRSMTNTVKYLKEQRQIVKLNMYRKLLLIIYGSLLIMLLGFVVTSFIFMGRNTIDMIEKDWRSRFFFTDFWPTLVYFCVFVLLSFIWRPTDTSYMLAVSQQLPTDPENVADFDLSDLQSLGEPLASDLEDEHDNMSIITEEQQLPGRNNATSNQPQDNHLDLDFSDEEINLSDDEHHHNR, encoded by the coding sequence ATGATTATATATAATCACCTCTTTGTGCTTCTCGCTGCTACATTTTTCTCATTTGTACAATGTAATAAAGAAACAATTAATCAAAAGAACTACGAAGTATGTTCAGGAATGTATTCAGCCGAAGACTGGCACGGGAAAGTCGATCCTTATATCTCATTCAACCTGAAGAAGATAAGTGGAGATGGCAGTACAATTGTAGCTATTTATGATTTTCAGGATTTCGAGCATCTAGGTGTCGAACTAGATGATGGGGAGCGTCACTATATTTGTGACGATTACGCTTTGGAAATGGGTTATTGTGATGTTGAGCAAAGTGGTCAATTCATAATTACTGATGTTGTCTATGATCCTTGGACTAAAACTAACAAGACCCTGGTCAATCCAATTGTAACCTTTACGCAAAGTGCTGTTGGTCTACATGATAAGAAGTACCCTATTACAAAGACGGGGTTCTACTGTGTTACTGCTTTCGAATCCACATATGATATGAAATTCAATGCAGTTGTAAATTTTAGAAACGCATATGGTCAATTAGCTGGAtctgaaattaataaattacCTTTGTATGGATTATTAGCAATCGGTTATGTTATTGCAATGGCATTATATTCGTTTGCTTTCTGGAAACACAAACATGAATTATTACCTTTACAAAAATACCTTTTGGCTTTCTATGTGTTCTTAACTGCTGAAACAATCTTTGTATGGGCTTATTACGacattaaaaatgaaaaaggtGATACTGCTGGAACAAAAGTTTATATGGTACTTTTATCAATCTTAACTGGTGGTAAAGTCACTTTCTCCTTCTTCCTATTATTGATTATTGCGTTAGGTTACGGTATTGTCTATCCAAAACTAAACAAAACATTAATGAGACGTTGTCAAATCTACGCTGCATTAAGTTACTGTGTCTGTATTGCCTTCTTGATTCAAAGTTATTTAGCTGATCCAGAAAATCCATCCtcattgattttaataACATTTATCCCATTAGCGTTATCTATGTTTGCTTTTTACTTTATGATTATTAGATCCATGACAAACACagtcaaatatttgaaggaACAAAGACAAATTGTTAAGCTTAATATGTACAGAAAATTGTTACTAATCATCTATGGGTCATTGTTAATCATGTTACTAGGATTTGTAGTCActtcattcatttttatgGGAAGAAATACGATAGACatgattgaaaaagattggagatcaagatttttctttacaGATTTCTGGCCAACATTAGTTTATTTCTGTGTTTTCGTGTTGTTATCCTTTATTTGGAGACCAACTGATACATCATATATGTTAGCTGTATCTCAGCAACTACCTACTGACCCAGAAAATGTTGCTGATTTCGATCTAAGTGATTTACAGTCACTGGGAGAACCATTGGCGTCCGACTTAGAAGATGAACACGATAATATGAGTATTATAACAGAAGAACAGCAACTACCGGGTAGAAACAATGCTACTTCGAATCAGCCACAAGATAATCACTTAGACCTTGATTTTTCAGAcgaagaaattaatttaAGTGATGACGAACATCATCATAATAGATGA
- the RGT1 gene encoding Rgt1p (similar to Saccharomyces cerevisiae RGT1 (YKL038W); ancestral locus Anc_2.547), producing the protein MSTSVSNAQQVSSAPSDSTSALNIDAIESARNNNTHMTSNTEEANNASRSSSNKRRTKASRACDQCRKKKVKCDNGDDRSVCTNCQRNGEKCTFERVPLKRGPSKGYSKSGHKGKDINNKSPDDIRMRRESFENKYSPSSPARSNSVLLPPLSHYIPQNNYNSTTSNKGSSSGNIYTNIPNNSVRVNSLSTIPPQNSNVNNNSNISNFGLGQQQFWKVPYHEFPHQRRGSIDSLPSDISVRTMDPQQQMFYSQHQRSPSSGSQTGNNYWSFFRSANSASASQNDKKISSTNSEPRRSSSIPSLLRQPSTNGLLDQPQLPHPDSSSTNPQNFSYSQFHQQPNHIGHSNNHSLSAFGQYATAGFQSRNNSITSDAMSPNEPIMYQQNVNAPLPTNATQRQDSKSLSEGNATPSNREISKEQNSSSQTSSPGSKNGTKKRKRNPSSRRSTTSKGRNSVSSLLLNDRPAKSHSSPASNIDAIHDTSSTATSVNNTKSSSRHTMIYGQISDVDLIDLYYEFIHIGLPIIPLNKKTLTNDILLVNTQPISAIHELNNYVILWFRNSLELLIKIAIKQDKNIPSFFNSFEPTIDDTSISKANNASISKNSGNNDESKAKLDSETQSFFISTLNECFQKIVDIHPKLREHDDEISPKIKVIYLSTFIILNYVLSFVGHDNSFVLGMSVTIFNEFKLYKLLLSIGKPQAKSRTNSIETDVDCSILFKRLYVLLIIFDSIESCTYGSPKLLNIPIHNTTELYFDNSNGNNFDSKWTVEENPNMLKIILQSLKLGEFVSELAMNRKSMNNFLLDNNDPKCLIWEPKTQVVSDKNDSSDGSFFCLPGLFHKLLLTKRNFINLLLSLNGTDNEKPKLTIESTSKISDTLCELINQILQILTSSMRLNPTNSIDPNYRPSDTSQHSMESTTENNATMVLTTPTQIPTIPSDFYQRLLGLSKEKERESDVEKGIVSPFAIPIIYELHNIINILKQLPTQLIGIIMRMPHEFDNTAAQSQVVKLSNSMNEVVQIMSLLNLVKPFKIFDNDLSQRCLSPEDDTTKDLVMKWKFLEKGEVNKTDELNEKFIDIGWKLLDDSELGWF; encoded by the coding sequence ATGAGCACATCCGTATCCAATGCCCAGCAAGTCTCCTCGGCGCCAAGTGACTCAACCAGCGCTTTGAACATAGACGCAATTGAGTCCGCCAGAAACAACAATACGCATATGACGTCAAATACGGAGGAGGCCAATAACGCTAGTCGTTCTAGCTCgaataaaagaagaaccAAAGCCTCCAGGGCTTGCGACCAATGtcgaaagaagaaagttaaATGTGATAATGGCGATGACAGGTCTGTTTGCACCAACTGTCAAAGAAACGGAGAAAAATGTACCTTCGAAAGGGTTCCACTAAAGAGAGGCCCTTCTAAAGGCTATAGTAAAAGTGGCCATAAGGGCAAAGACATTAACAATAAATCACCAGATGATATTAGAATGAGAAGAGAGTCATTCGAAAACAAATACTCTCCTTCATCTCCTGCAAGATCGAATTCTGTATTATTGCCACCATTATCGCACTACATTCCACAAAATAACTACAACAGTACTACCTCTAATAAAGGTAGTAGTTCTGGTAACATCTATACTAATATTCCTAATAATTCAGTAAGAGTTAACAGCCTTTCCACAATCCCGCCTCAAAATAGTAACGTCAACAATAACAGCAATATATCAAACTTTGGTTTAGGCCAACAGCAGTTCTGGAAAGTTCCATACCATGAATTTCCACATCAACGGAGAGGGTCAATCGATTCACTTCCTAGCGACATATCTGTCAGAACTATGGATCCTCAACAACAAATGTTTTATTCACAACATCAGAGATCTCCATCTAGCGGAAGCCAGACAGGTAACAACTACTGGTCTTTTTTTAGAAGTGCAAACTCTGCTTCTGCATCACagaatgataaaaaaattagtaGCACTAATAGTGAACCCAGAAGATCAAGTTCAATTCCTTCTTTATTAAGACAACCTTCAACAAATGGCCTTTTGGACCAACCTCAACTCCCACACCCTGATTCTTCGTCAACGAATCctcaaaacttttcatattcacaatttcatcaacaacCAAACCACATTGGCCACAGTAATAATCATTCGCTTTCTGCTTTTGGTCAGTATGCAACTGCCGGATTTCAGTCCAGAAACAATTCCATCACAAGTGACGCTATGTCACCAAATGAACCAATTATGTATCAACAAAATGTGAATGCACCGCTACCGACTAATGCAACTCAAAGGCAAGACTCAAAATCATTAAGTGAAGGTAATGCCACTCCCTCAAATAGAGAAATCTCAAAAGAACAAAACAGTTCATCGCAAACCAGTAGTCCAGGTAGCAAAAATGGCACTAAGAAACGGAAAAGAAATCCCTCTTCGAGAAGATCAACAACATCAAAGGGAAGGAATTCTGTGTCGTCACTTTTGTTGAATGATAGACCAGCCAAGAGTCATTCATCTCCTgcatcaaatattgatgcTATACATGACACTTCTTCCACTGCAACTTCGGTAAATAACACCAAATCAAGTTCAAGACATACAATGATTTATGGGCAAATCTCAGATGTCGATTTGATCGATCTATATTATGAATTTATTCATATTGGTCTGCCCATAATACCtttaaacaaaaaaacaTTAACAAATGACATCTTGCTAGTTAATACACAACCGATATCTGCCATTCATGAGCTGAATAATTATGTTATTTTATGGTTTAGAAATTCATTGGAGCTACTAATCAAGATCGCCATCAAACAAGACAAAAATAttccttctttttttaactCATTTGAGCCAACCATAGATGACACCAGTATTAGTAAGGCAAACAATGCAAGTATAAGTAAGAACAGTGGTAATAACGATGAATCAAAGGCGAAATTGGATTCCGAAACCCAGAGCTTTTTCATATCGACGTTAAATGAATGCTTCCAAAAAATAGTCGATATCCATCCAAAACTGAGGGAGCACGACGACGAGATATCTCCAAAGATAAAAGTAATCTATCTATCAActtttattatattgaattatGTTCTCTCTTTTGTTGGTCATGATAATTCCTTTGTATTAGGTATGTCAGTTACTATATTCAACGAATTCAAGCTTTACAAGTTATTGTTATCCATAGGTAAACCTCAAGCTAAATCACGCACAAATAGTATCGAAACAGACGTGGACTGTTCAATACTATTTAAAAGGCTTTACgtattattgataatatttgattccATCGAAAGTTGTACCTATGGCAGCCCCaagttattgaatattCCAATTCATAACACTACAGagttatattttgataatagcaatggtaataattttgattcgAAATGGACAGTAGAAGAAAACCCAAATATGCTTAAGATTATTTTACAGAGTTTAAAGTTAGGAGAATTTGTTTCAGAATTGGCGATGAAtagaaaatcaatgaataaCTTCTTActtgataataatgatcCAAAATGCCTAATATGGGAGCCTAAAACCCAAGTTGTCtctgataaaaatgattcCAGCGATGgttcatttttttgtttgccTGGCTTGTTTCACAAGCTTTTGCTTACAAAAAGGAATTTTATTAATCTCTTACTATCACTAAATGGAACAGACAATGAAAAACCCAAACTGACAATTGAATCAACGTCGAAAATATCAGATACACTTTGTGAAttgataaatcaaatattacaaatattgACATCTTCAATGAGATTGAATCCTACAAACAGCATTGATCCTAATTATAGACCGAGTGATACTAGCCAGCACTCCATGGAAAGTACTACCGAGAACAATGCAACGATGGTTCTAACTACGCCCACCCAAATCCCTACTATACCCAGTGATTTTTACCAAAGGCTTCTAGGATTATCcaaggaaaaagaaagagaatcAGATGTTGAAAAGGGAATAGTTAGCCCTTTTGCTATCCCAATAATTTATGAGTTACACAACATCatcaatatattaaaaCAATTGCCAACCCAATTAATAGGTATAATAATGAGGATGCCGCACGAATTTGACAATACAGCTGCCCAAAGCCAGGTTGTAAAATtgtcaaattcaatgaatgaAGTTGTGCAAATCATGAGCTTACTAAATTTGGTCAAACCattcaagatttttgataatgatcTTAGTCAACGGTGTTTGTCTCCAGAGGATGACACCACCAAAGACCTAGTTATGAAGTGGAAGTTTCTGGAAAAAGGTGAGGTGAACAAAACagatgaattgaatgaaaagTTTATCGACATCGGATGGAAATTACTAGATGACTCAGAACTGGGTTGGTTTTAA
- the TUL1 gene encoding ubiquitin-protein ligase TUL1 (similar to Saccharomyces cerevisiae TUL1 (YKL034W); ancestral locus Anc_2.545), with translation MEIDGNTLIFIIIILFLFFSSPGGDGVSSQYEYNQLQTLKSIYQNEFDTFKNLTSTTNFRNITGLKLSYEDVQGNPDLNATYPLKGKVYDHWFTNQTFQLLPDEVMNMINTDIWNLPYNSKNLFPPNITSTVMGSIKLHSNNKYEKINMPVPRFYEPPKDFSDNTPPWGETYVTEWPSYGELHNVTFDSGELNIQISHIDKVTRQINSNKKYKFNKEDENWKLLSLKIDFFDKAENEKHSINSLAIYDIRRGRILSMTQSAKFHSIFALPHYLNFENNDENNNDTELIFNESKQLLIDYWNASNYIDTLTMGNLEGAYDNAYFKCEFMTFLQLEPWNQYTKEQLKLVNEELNWPLGRPANLSVVPPVKITKGLLYSPDCGVLLNMENVKGPRYELKLRTIRTHLLAGVVLIATEIYLLLRQMQHTNTPSSVNKISFYCFSMMNLVDGSLATLYFIASSVIPELYLPLVISAFASFILASIFETRYLISIYASQINEQYVGVLTLLRGSTAENDEERPVVIPDEASISSSLYGRFFFMLIIFTFLILSSTSWPRQIRMIFEYSAIFILNSYWIPQIFRNAVKGIPSRRRRRRDSNTVMTRRQNKTPLLWKFIIGTTIIRALPVIYVFTYSSNVFRHHKDVRFAVLLSLWLLFQITMLYTQDILGSRWFLPRHAIPEGYSYFKAISSQHLMEHGQTSEVNTVDCSICMSEIPVYVEELPETHKVDQHSYMVTPCNHIFHTSCLENWMSYKLQCPVCRAPLPPL, from the coding sequence ATGGAAATTGATGGTAATACCCTTAtatttatcatcatcatcctctttttgtttttctcTTCTCCAGGTGGTGATGGTGTATCATCTCAGTATGAATACAATCAACTACAAACGTTAAAGTCAATATACCAAAACGAATTTGACACATTTAAAAACTTAACGAGTACCacaaattttagaaatatAACAGGATTGAAATTAAGTTATGAAGATGTCCAAGGCAATCCTGACCTAAATGCAACCTATCCACTTAAGGGAAAGGTATACGATCATTGGTTTACCAACcaaacttttcaattacTGCCTGATGAAGTGATGAATATGATAAATACTGATATCTGGAACCTTCCTtacaattcaaaaaatctattCCCGCCTAATATTACTAGTACAGTGATGGGCTCTATCAAACTTCAttccaataataaatatgaaaagataAACATGCCAGTACCGAGATTTTATGAGCCTCCAAAGGACTTTTCAGATAATACACCACCATGGGGTGAAACGTATGTCACTGAATGGCCTAGCTATGGAGAATTACATAACGTCACTTTCGATAGTGGTGAGCTAAACATTCAAATATCACATATTGATAAAGTTACAAGACAAATAAACTCAAACAAAAAGtataaattcaataaagaagatgagAATTGGAAATTATTAAGCCTTaaaatagatttttttgacaaagctgaaaatgaaaaacattcaataaattcacTAGCAATTTACGATATCAGAAGAGGGAGAATCCTGTCAATGACTCAAAGTGCCAagtttcattcaatatttgCATTACCTCACTacttgaattttgaaaataacgatgaaaataataacgaTACTGAACTAATATTCAACGAATCCAAACAACTACTAATCGATTATTGGAACGCCTCAAACTATATCGATACTTTAACTATGGGGAACTTGGAAGGTGCATATGATAATgcatatttcaaatgtGAGTTTATGACGTTTCTACAGCTAGAGCCCTGGAATCAGTACACAAAGGAACAATTAAAACTAGTCAATGAAGAGCTAAATTGGCCCTTGGGAAGGCCTGCTAATTTGTCTGTTGTACCTCCAGtcaaaattacaaaaggCTTACTGTACTCACCGGATTGTGGTGTTCTACTGAACATGGAAAATGTTAAGGGGCCAAGATATGAGCTGAAACTGAGGACCATTAGAACACACTTGTTAGCAGGAGTAGTGTTAATTGCTACTGAAATTTACCTACTTTTGCGCCAAATGCAGCACACAAATACGCCCTCCAGTGttaacaaaatttcattctaCTGCTTTTCGATGATGAATCTGGTTGATGGGTCCTTAGCCACGCTCTATTTCATTGCATCAAGTGTTATACCAGAACTTTATTTGCCACTGGTTATTAGTGCGTTTGCGTCATTTATACTCGCATCGATTTTTGAAACACGCTATCTGATATCAATATACGCATCCCAAATTAATGAACAATACGTTGGTGTTTTAACTTTATTACGGGGCTCAACTGCTGAAAATGACGAGGAACGTCCAGTAGTGATACCAGATGAAGCATCGATTAGCAGTTCATTGTATGgaagatttttcttcatgTTGATAATTTTTACCTTTTTAATTCTAAGTTCAACTTCGTGGCCACGTCAAATTAGAATGATATTTGAATACAGCgccattttcattctcaaTTCCTATTGGATTCCGCAAATCTTTAGAAATGCCGTCAAAGGCATACCTTCCAGACGTaggagaagaagagatAGTAACACTGTGATGACAAGGAGGCAAAACAAAACTCCATTACTATGGAAGTTTATCATTGGAACAACGATAATAAGGGCGCTTCCTGTAATTTACGTGTTTACATATTCTTCAAACGTTTTTAGACATCATAAGGATGTGAGATTTGCAGTATTATTATCACTATGGCTCTTGTTCCAAATCACAATGTTATACACACAAGACATTTTAGGCTCAAGGTGGTTTTTACCAAGGCATGCAATACCGGAAGGCTACTCTTACTTCAAAGCTATATCATCCCAGCATTTGATGGAACACGGGCAAACAAGCGAAGTGAATACAGTAGATTGCTCAATTTGTATGTCTGAAATCCCTGTTTATGTAGAAGAGCTTCCAGAAACCCACAAAGTTGATCAACATAGTTATATGGTTACACCATGCAATCACATCTTCCACACCTCTTGTCTGGAGAATTGGATGAGCTATAAGTTACAATGTCCTGTATGTAGAGCACCTTTACCACCACTTTAG